A single region of the Solwaraspora sp. WMMD406 genome encodes:
- a CDS encoding oligopeptide/dipeptide ABC transporter ATP-binding protein codes for MTQPTTESTLLRVTDLRVHFPPRGGRPRRTGRPARFPVRQLARLPDRQLARLPAGRSTRPGRGAIRAVDGVSFDVARGETLGLVGESGCGKSTTGLALLRLIEPTAGQVTLDGVDLTGLNRWQLRRTRRHVAMIFQDPYASLDPRMSIGSIVAEPLLVHRLHRGSRARRHRVGELLELVGLDPGHAHRHPHEFSGGQRQRIGIARALASEPQLIIADEPIAALDVSIQAQIINLLEDLRDELGVALLFIAHDLAAVGHLSDRVAVMYLGRIVEIADRATLFARPAHPYTRALLSAVPVPDPGTERGRERIILHGAVPSPADPPSGCRFRTRCPAAFDRCAVDDPALTVRGDSHSAACHLSD; via the coding sequence ATGACGCAGCCCACGACTGAATCGACGCTGCTACGGGTGACCGACCTGCGGGTGCACTTCCCGCCGCGCGGCGGTCGACCGCGCCGGACCGGGCGGCCGGCCCGTTTCCCGGTCAGGCAGCTGGCCCGTCTCCCAGACAGGCAGCTGGCCCGTCTCCCGGCCGGTCGGTCGACCCGGCCGGGGCGCGGCGCGATACGCGCCGTCGACGGGGTCAGTTTCGACGTCGCCCGAGGCGAGACCCTCGGCCTGGTCGGGGAATCCGGGTGCGGCAAAAGCACCACCGGGTTGGCGCTGCTGCGGTTGATCGAGCCGACCGCCGGTCAGGTCACACTGGACGGTGTCGACCTCACCGGGCTCAACCGGTGGCAGCTGCGGCGGACCCGCCGCCACGTCGCGATGATCTTCCAGGATCCGTACGCGTCGTTGGATCCCCGGATGTCGATCGGGTCGATCGTCGCCGAGCCGCTGCTGGTGCATCGCCTGCACCGGGGATCCCGCGCCCGCCGGCACCGCGTCGGTGAACTGCTCGAACTGGTCGGTCTCGATCCGGGCCACGCGCACCGGCATCCCCACGAGTTCTCCGGCGGCCAGCGACAACGGATCGGGATCGCCCGCGCGCTGGCCAGCGAACCGCAACTGATCATCGCCGACGAGCCGATCGCCGCCCTGGACGTGTCGATCCAGGCACAGATCATCAACCTGCTCGAAGACCTGCGCGACGAGCTGGGGGTGGCGCTGCTGTTCATCGCCCACGATCTGGCCGCCGTCGGGCATCTCAGCGACCGGGTCGCCGTGATGTACCTGGGACGGATCGTGGAGATCGCCGACCGGGCCACCCTGTTCGCGCGCCCTGCCCACCCGTACACCCGGGCGCTGTTGTCGGCGGTGCCGGTGCCGGATCCGGGTACCGAACGTGGTCGGGAGCGGATCATCCTCCATGGTGCGGTCCCCTCCCCCGCCGACCCACCGAGCGGCTGCCGATTCCGTACCCGCTGCCCGGCCGCGTTCGACAGGTGCGCCGTCGACGACCCGGCGCTGACCGTACGCGGCGACAGCCATTCGGCCGCCTGCCATCTGTCGGACTGA